A portion of the Maridesulfovibrio bastinii DSM 16055 genome contains these proteins:
- the sstT gene encoding serine/threonine transporter SstT codes for MGSVAALFKKICSGSLVLQILIGIILGVVVAVLAPEAGKSVGILGLFFVKGLKAVAPILVFVIVAASLANQKKGTHTNMRSIIVLYLVGTFMAALVAVVMSFLSPTVMTLTASKTAITPPDGIMEVMRTLLFKIVDNPVNALATGNFIGILAWAIALGFFFKHSSEATKKILKDASDGVSGVVKLVIRFAPVGIFGLVANIISTTGFSVLASYQHLIFVLLSCMCIIALIINPLIVFLLTKKNPYPLVFTCLKVSGITAFFTRSSAANIPVNMDLCKKLKLHEDTYSVSIPLGATINMGGAAVTITVMSLAAVHTLGIHVDMATALLLSLVASVSACGASGVAGGSLLLIPLACSLFGVPNDVSMQVVAAGFIIGVIQDSAETALNSSTDVLFTATAEFAKSPEKHEEAYEVISSKAC; via the coding sequence ATGGGTTCAGTTGCGGCTTTGTTTAAAAAAATTTGTTCAGGTAGTCTCGTTCTTCAAATCCTAATAGGAATTATACTTGGGGTTGTGGTTGCAGTTCTTGCCCCAGAAGCCGGGAAATCAGTCGGCATTTTAGGATTGTTTTTTGTTAAGGGATTAAAGGCAGTTGCACCTATTTTGGTGTTTGTTATTGTAGCGGCTTCACTTGCCAACCAGAAAAAAGGAACTCATACTAATATGAGGTCCATTATTGTTTTATATCTTGTTGGTACTTTTATGGCAGCCCTTGTAGCAGTTGTGATGAGTTTCCTCTCTCCAACTGTAATGACCCTGACCGCTTCTAAGACAGCAATAACTCCTCCAGACGGGATAATGGAAGTTATGCGCACTCTGCTGTTCAAGATTGTTGATAATCCTGTAAATGCTTTAGCCACAGGGAATTTTATCGGGATACTTGCATGGGCCATTGCACTCGGATTTTTCTTTAAGCATTCAAGTGAAGCAACTAAAAAAATATTGAAAGACGCATCTGACGGGGTTTCTGGGGTTGTTAAGTTAGTAATCAGGTTTGCCCCTGTCGGAATTTTTGGTCTTGTCGCGAATATTATTTCAACTACTGGTTTTTCTGTCCTCGCAAGCTACCAGCACCTCATTTTTGTGCTGCTTTCCTGTATGTGCATAATCGCACTTATTATTAATCCGTTGATAGTTTTTCTTCTGACTAAAAAAAATCCATATCCTCTCGTATTTACCTGCCTGAAGGTTAGCGGAATTACAGCATTTTTCACAAGAAGTTCTGCAGCCAATATTCCGGTGAACATGGATCTCTGTAAAAAACTTAAACTGCATGAAGATACTTATTCTGTATCCATTCCGCTCGGGGCAACAATCAATATGGGTGGAGCTGCTGTAACAATTACTGTAATGAGCCTTGCCGCAGTTCATACACTTGGAATTCATGTTGATATGGCTACTGCTTTATTATTGAGTCTGGTCGCTTCTGTTTCGGCATGTGGAGCTTCCGGTGTTGCCGGTGGTTCGCTGCTGCTTATCCCTCTGGCGTGCAGTTTATTCGGCGTGCCCAATGACGTTTCAATGCAGGTTGTTGCTGCCGGATTTATTATAGGAGTTATTCAGGATTCAGCTGAGACAGCTCTTAACAGTTCCACAGATGTGCTGTTCACAGCTACTGCAGAATTTGCGAAATCACCCGAGAAGCACGAAGAGGCTTACGAGGTCATTTCTTCCAAAGCCTGTTAA
- a CDS encoding DsrE family protein: MENDRLNILWTNADPVTSELMVLMYAKASAMRGWWKHVRVIIWGATAQLASSDENIRSLIAEAQNEGVEFSACEACADRLDVKQSLLDLGIEVIFWGDPLTKLIKSNEKLLTV; this comes from the coding sequence ATGGAAAATGACAGATTAAATATTTTATGGACTAATGCTGACCCTGTTACTTCCGAATTGATGGTTTTAATGTATGCCAAAGCTTCTGCCATGCGGGGGTGGTGGAAGCATGTCCGGGTTATTATCTGGGGTGCGACTGCTCAGTTGGCGTCCAGTGATGAGAATATACGCTCTTTAATTGCTGAGGCTCAAAATGAAGGAGTGGAATTTAGTGCTTGCGAAGCTTGCGCAGACCGTTTGGACGTAAAGCAGTCACTTCTTGATTTGGGCATTGAAGTTATTTTCTGGGGAGACCCTTTAACTAAACTGATAAAAAGCAATGAAAAGTTGTTAACGGTATAA